The genomic window AAATACGAGCAGAAGAAGCTGCAAAAAAACTCAATGAAGCATTACAGGAAACCAAAGCTCTCAGCGACAAAGCAAAAATGTCTGAAGTATCAACACCTATAAAAAAACAACCTTCTCCTGATATACCAACAAAAGAAAGACCTTCCCAAGAAGAAATAATAGAATTTCATTTAGAAGCACAACAAGCTGAAGAAGCTCGTCTTAAAGCCGAAATGCAAGCTAAAGAAGTAGCAGCGGCTGCAGAAAGACTAAAAAAAGCAAAAGAGCTGTTGTTAGAAGCAACTGAAAAAGAAGCTCAGGTTAAAGCTGATGCTGAATTAGCTACTAAAAATGTTGCTACAAAAAAAGATGCCCGAGAAAAAACAGAAAAAGACGTTACAACAAAAGAACAAGAAAGAGAAGCACTCCAAAAACTGCGAGCTGAAAACGAAAAACGACAAGAAGAATTAGCACAACAATTACCAACTGCTGAACAAAGGCTACAAGCAGAAACAGAAGCCGCTAAAGAAAAAGAAGCACAAGAAATTGAACAAGCAAAACTACAAAAAGCTCTTGCGGAAAAAACTTCTGCTGAACAAGCCGCTATACAAGCATCAGAAGAAGCTCTAGCAAAACAGCAAGCAACTGAAAAAGCCCTAGCAGATGCCGCAGCAGAACAAGATCGATTAGAGAGGGTAGCAGAACAAGCTACAACAAACCTTGAAAATCAACAAAAAATTCTTAATGATCTTATAAAAAACCAGGAACAAGCTGAACTGGCTGCACGAGAAAAACTAAATGAATTAATAAGCGTAAAAAAAGAACCTGTAAAAGAAGTTGATCGTGCTCAACAAGAAAAAGATATTATCGAACGAACGCAAGCTCAAGAAAAAATCGAACGAGAAAAACTAGAAAAATTAACGGCCAAAGAAACAGCACAAAGAGCGGCAGATCTTGTTGGTAAAGGAAATGGGCAAGTAGGCCAACCACAAGTGCCTAGCGTACCATTATCTGTAGAAAAACCACCCGTGGAAAAACCAATAGATATACCAAAGGTACCATCTGAGCCTTTCAAAGATGTACAAGAACCTGCAGAAGATGTAGAAATTCCGCCTACAACAGAACACCTACAAGCAAAACCTTCCGAAGTTTCGCCAGCGGAACAACCACAAGAAGAAAGAACAAAACCTGAAAAACCTACTCAAATCATTCAGGAGAAAGTTACGGGAGTACGCACTCCAATCGAACCTTTCGAATATCGCTCCACAATGCCACACATAACAACACCCGAACCAGAAAGGAAACCTCCTTTTATACCACACATTCCGCGTGGTACATATACTCGACCAACACCAACACCTTCGTATGGTCGCTATACCCAATCAGGTCGTTCTGAATCACCATACGTGCCAGAACCGGTGCTTTACCAACCTACTGCGGAAACTCCACCAGCGCCCCAACTACCAAGAGTTCCAAAACCTCGACCGGAAGATGTAGAATTATTTGAAACTCTTCCAGAAAAAGCAGAAACAGGACTCGCTGCACGCAAAAGCGGAAAATATCTGCGCGATGTTTTGCGACAATTAAAACAATTGGCACAAATAAGACAAAAATCTGCATCTGCCGATGAAAGTACTCAAGAAACTCCAAAAAAAGAACCAATAAATCCTGTGTGGAATTTTATTAAAAATATACCAACGACCATTAAAGAATTTGTTACAGGCATTGTTGATTATATCGGTCAATTATTCAATTTTTCATAAACTAGAAGAATGGTTTAATCTTTACCGCGCTCGTCCTGAACCAGTTTTACCCCATACTTCACTCCATTCCGTTTGGGGACCCCAATGAAGAGAAACGGAGTTGGGGATTAAAGCTGGGGATTAAAGGATCAGAGCGCTTAATCCTTCAACAAGTTCAGGATGAGCGCTAAGAATTGGCTTAGGAATAGGCGCTTAGTAAATCCCTACCAAATCATTGCAATTATAAAATTGCTTATGTGATACTAGCAACAGTAATAAGTATTGTTATTAATACCAAAAAAGAAGGGTTTTTATATGAATTTTTTAAAAAATACGTTAGCGTTTGCAGTTCTCTTTGCAATAAGCTCTGCAAACGCACGGACAGTAGGAACAAAACCATCCACTCCGGCAGCAAAATCAGCCGCAATAGAACCTGCAGCACAAGCAAAATCATACAAGCAACTCCATGATGAAGTTTTGAAAATGTATCAAAACAATGTGTTTGACATCAAAACAGGAGAGTTTAAAGAATCTTTTATTACCCGTATAAAAACAGACATAGGAAAAAATGAATTGGCAGATTTGCAGTTAGAAGGCCTTTTGCAAACGGCACGAGATAAATTTGCACCATTTACTGGCAATAATGATAACGATCTGGCTCTGCTGCAAAAGATCAATCTTGCAATCAATGATATGTTAGAATAACAATTCTTTGGATAACAATAAATGAGTCTTTATTCATAAGAAGGAAATACTATGAAATTGTTGAAAAATATCTTGTTTACTATGGCTCTTTTTGCCATCAATTATGTAGATGCAAGAGGTGTTGGACCTACAAAACAGCAGCAACCTGCAAAAAAAGTTCCGACAATCTCTTTTAAGAATGCGCTTGTAGATGTAAGAAAAATGACAAAAACATTCATATTTGACCTCAATCAAAACTTTACAAAAGCATTTATAAGAAAAATAACAGATTTTAATCTTAATGCAGAATTTATGCGAGCATTATTTGAAGCTGCAGCAAATCTTCATCTACCGTTATCTGGTAACAATGATGCAGATGAAAAACTAAGCATACAAGTAAGACGACAAATTGACGTACTTGTACCTTATGAAGAAATCCCTCTTCAAATGGTAGAAAAAGATGCTGTCAAAAAAACTGAACTAATTTTTTATGACGATATTACTGATTCATTGAATCAAGATTTTTTGGAAAATCGAGTTAAACAAGAGCTAAAAACCAAAGACTCTGGACAAATCATACCTATGTTGAAAAAAGAATATAGCAGTAGAATATTAATAATGTGGGATCAAAGAAAATTAAAAAACATCAATCAACGTATGGGACAATTAAACGAACAAATTGAAAACACCGTTAGAGAATTAGAAAAACAACAAATAGAAGCTGGACAATTGGTATTAGTCCGATAGCAAACAACATGAATTTGGCCTTCCATGAAATATATACAAAAGAGATCGGTGTTAACACTGGTCTCTTTCGGTATTAAAACTAAAAAATTAAATACCATCTCCCAAGCATTGCTCAAATTATTTGAGCAATACTAAAAAAGTAACAGTACTATTTCCTGTTTCCACAAAAAGAATAAATTGTAGCACCGATCAAGGCAACCAGAGAGGAAATTTTTCCTGACTAAACACAAATAATAGGATTAAAAAAGAGGTTGGTTAAGTTAATAACCAACCTCTTTCTATTGTTCTTACAAACAATTACTAAAACGATAATCCCGCTTTTGCCCACAGAACCCATCTTCGAGGAGCTGCATCATTATTTTTTGAGAAGGTGAATGATCCACCCACATTACCAAATACGGTAGCCTCTTTTCTTTACTCATACTATCAAAGCAGTTTTCTCCGACTAATAGTTAAAAAAATTGATTTATAGTATTGCCACGAGCAATATTTTCAAGTCCATAGACCGTAATATTCTCTGCCAAAGGAAACGTGCTATTTCCTGGATATACAATAATGAGGTGATCCAATTTTAAGTCTACAGATGCAATAGTCATAGATTTGGTAATTTTTGGAGCATCGGTATATTTGAATTCAAAACCAATGCGCTTGTTGTGTTTCATGATTAATAAATCTAACTCAGCATGAGCATGAGTTGCCCAAAAGTAGCACTCTTCAACTGATGCACCAGAAGCAGCAATAATTTCTTCTAGAGCAAACCCTTCCCAAAAAGCTCCAAGCCGAGGGTGCGCATATAACTGATCCCATGTTGTCACTTCTATTAACGCGTACAAAATACCACTATCGCGAAAATAAATTTTTGGGGATTTTACCTGTCGTTTTTGTAAATTTTCAAACCATGGCACAAGCTCGCGTACCATAAATGTTCCAGCCAAAATATCCAGATATTTACGAACTGTGTGATCAGAAACTCCTAAAGACCGGCCAATCTCACTTGCGTTAAATATTTGTCCATGATAATGAGCAAGCATAAGCCAAAATCTTCTCAACTGTTGGGCAGGGATTTCAAATCCTAAACTTGGAATATCTCGCTCTAAAAATGTAGTAATGTAGCTTTGTCGCCATATATAGCTATCAACATCGCTATGCGCCAAATAAGAATTAGGAAAACCACCACGTAACCACAATCGTGCGCTGTCGCTAACCTCAGTTAGGGAAAATGGAAATAATTCTATATACCCAATGCGTCCTGCAAGCGTTTCTGATGACTGTCTAATAAGATCTCGCGATGCACTACCTAAAATCAAAAATTGTTTTTGTTGCGCTTGTACCTTTTGCTTGGCTAAAGAATCATTCTCGTCTAAAGGAATACGTGTCGAATCAATAATAACACGTAAGACCGGAAACAATTCCGGCCTTCTTTGAATTTCGTCAATAACAATTAATTTTTGTGAAATATTTTGTAACGTAAACATCGGATTTTCCAGGCGCACAATATCCGATGGATTCTCCAAATCAAAAAAGTATGCATCATTTGGAAAATATTTTTCAACATACATTTTTGCAAGAGTCGTTTTACCAACCTGGCGTGGTCCAAGCAAAGCACACGCTGGATGTACACGAAATTGCATTTCTATTAAATCTAGAAATTTTTCTCTTTTCATGAAAACTCCTTGTAATTTCGAAGGTTATATTCGAGTTTACAAGGAGTTTTTATGAAAAACAAGGTTTATTGACTCAATTTAGAATGATAATCCCGCTTTTGCCCACAGAACCCATCTGCGAGGAGCTGCATCATTATTTTTTGAGAAGGTGAATGATCCACCAACATTACCAAATAATGGATACTCTCTTTCTGTCAAATTAAATCCAAGCGTACCATACAATGTGTTAGTAAGTATTGCTGGAGTTGCAGCAGTATTAAGATCAAGATCTTCTTCTACAATTACTACTGTTTCATAATTTGCTAATATAACGGGAATAAGTTCAAGGTTGTTAGCCATGTTTTCAACGCGTTGTTCATAGAATGGACTACCACTTATGGTACGAATAGGGTTTGTTTGCCCTGCACCAAGGAAATGTTTAAGTGCTACAACTGGTCTCCATGGACAATCAAGCTCAACTTTTTCAGCTCGTTTTGCAAGGAAGTTGTACCCAACTTCACCTTGGAATCTATTGAAGTTAAAAATAAAGGCTGTGTTAATATCATGAGTAAGACCAGGAGTTACTTTTACCCCTTGAGTGAATACGTTAATACCTGGAGTTGAAAAATTCTGTGCACGTATTGCAGGAGTTAAAGCAGCCGCTTCTGCAGCTTCTTCTTGACTTGCATATACCGGTAAATAACGGCTCCATGGTCTGTTTTTTAAATCAAAAGAACGTGTTTGATCTTTTTTGAATAAAATTTCAGTGTGGTTTGCGAGTTCGTAACGAATGCTCTTATCGCCCGCTTCATTATTCCAAATTTCTAAGCCCAAGCAGCTACCGAACATAATACCAAAGTATTTACCTCTACCAACGATTGGTTCAAAAATAAATTCACCTTCATTTTTGTTACCAGTTGGAATCACAAAACCTAAATATGATTCCATATGCGCTGGTTCAAGTTGCAACCATTCATAACCAATTTTAAATTCAATATCAGCGAGCCCCGTTTTTTTCATTGAAGAATTTGCACATATTTTACCAAACATCCAATCTGGTTGCGCAAACGCCTCTGTCATGTTAGCAACTACAACATCATTAGCTGCCTCATTTGCACCGCCACCGTCATTGATAATGAATTCACAGAAATTCATGCTATTTTTCACATGTTGAATTGATGTGGAAACGCTCAACCAAAAACCTCTTCCTTTATCGTGATTTTTCCAGAAGCTTTGACGATCATGAAGACCTAAACCAATAACACTTTGTTGCGGTTCAATGGTGATAGTACTTTCAAAATTACCATTCATCGTAAAAACATTGAAATCTTGTGCTAAAAGATTTTGTTTTCCAAAGCCTGCTTGTCCTGCTACAGGACCAACTTCAGCAACTGTTAAAGTTTCCTGTCCATTAAAGAAGAAATAACGTGCTAAATCATCACCATTGGTTGTACGACTACCAAAAATTACTGCTTGGAACATTCCCCCATAACCATCTTCACGTGCATGACTACGCTCAGAACGGAACCCCGAAACCATTTCAGGTTGTTGTGAAACAAAAAGTGGATGGATTGCGAGTGTTGATTTACCTGTTGCTTCTAATCGAGAACTATCGCTGATATCACAATCAGCATAGATTGTTGCCCCTACGGCACTTAACATCACAAGGGCTAGTAAATTGTAGTGTTTCATTCTTCTCCTTTTTTGTTTTCACACGTACTTTGTATACTCTTGTGTATTGTGTAACACGAATAGATGCATCAAGTCAAATATTACATACCCCAGCTCCGTTACTCTGCGCCGGGGTCCCCATGTGGAATAAAATGGAGCATGGGGTTTAAAAGAATTGGAAATGGGTTAAAAACACTCAGTATTTTTGCTTCAAAAAAGTATCGAAGGGTGTATTCTAATAAGAAAATCCTTACTATAGGACCCCTGACATGATTCCACGAGTAAAAGGAACACAAGATTTTATCGATTGCACATTATTCAATTTTATTATTGATTCAGTAAAAAAACACCTTTCACTCTACCATTTTACTGAAATTCAAACCCCTATTCTGGAATCAGTCGACCTTTTTCTCAGATCATTAGGCACCTACACCGAAGTAGTATCCAAAGAAATGTTTATCATAGAACCACGCCAAGAAAGCAGTGAAGATCGCATTTGTTTGCGTCCAGAAGGAACAGCACCAACGGTACGTGCATTTAACGAACATCATATCCAAACAACTCCATGGAAAGTTTTTTCATGGGGACCAATGTTTCGATACGAACGACCACAAAAAGGAAGATTCCGTCAATTCCATCAAGTAACTATGGAAATCATTGGTTCAGGATCCGTTGCTGAAGATGCACAATTCATTACCATGCTGGATCGTTTTTTTAATGAAATCTTAAAAATTACCAACTACGCTCTGGTGATTAACTTTTTAGGCTGCTCAGAAGATCGCGAAAAATATCTAGGCACGCTTAAGAAATTTATGGATAAACCAGACATAATCAAAAATATTTGCGTTCAATGCACTGAACGCACAAAACACAATATTATGCGTATTTTTGATTGTAAAAATCCGCAATGCCAAGAAATATACACAGCAGCACCCTACATTGCAGATAATTTATGTGAAGGCTGCACTCAAGAATGGCAAGAGCTGCAGAAACAATTAACTCTTTTATCTGTTTCGCATGTATATCGACCAACATTGGTCCGTGGCCTTGATTATTATAACAAAACCGTATTCGAGTTCGTCAGTAAAGATCTTGGCGCGCAGGACACATTTTGTGGTGGAGGACGCTATAACCAATTAGTCAAGCAACTTGGCGGTAATCAAGATAAGGCTGCAATCGGTGCTGCCTTTGGTATGGAGCGACTTATGCTTTTGCTTGAACCATTGCGCAACCAATTGAATATTCCACACCCTGCAATTCTGCATATGCTTATTCCCATGACACCTGCACAACACACATTGGCTTTACTACTTGCCGATGAATTACGCGCACATAACATATGCACTGATATTGTATTTGAAGGCTCCATGAAAAGCATGATGCGTAAAACCAGCAGTTCTGGTGCTACATACGCACTCATTCTTGGCGAAACAGAACAGCAAGAACGTACTGTCATGGTAAAAAATATGATTACAGGAACTGAAGAATCTGTTGCGCAAGTTGATGTGGTGAAGATGTTGAAAAGATAAAGATTACCCATGCAAACACTCATTGATCACATTAAACCAGACCAATTATGGCGCCACTACAAAGGTAATGACTACCGCATCATTGCAGTTTCATGCCACTCAGAGGATCTGACATGGTATGTTGTGTATGAGGCATTATACGATAATAATGTCAGTAAAATTTGGCATCGCCCTTTAGATATGTTTTTAGAGAATGTAGAAATTGACAATAAAATGGTGCCAAGATTTACTCACATTAAGTAACTGTAGGATTTATTTCACTTTTTCTATCATCATCTTTGTTATCACCATACAATAATAATCGTGGTATTTGCTTGCAACAATATGTTTTTAGCCACGCAATCGTTTTCCAATGACGATAAATTCTGCAAAGAATATTGTAATCCCCTATTCCAATCAAATTTTCCGTGCTTATATCATAATGAAATTTTCTCATAGCCTTTGCAGCCTTTTTGCTCCTTAGAGATGGTAGTAGTGTGCATAATTGTGTGTGCGCTTCCTGCAATATCTCAAATTGCTTACTACTACGAATAATATCTGACTCAGCAATATATAATCTTTCAAATAACCCAATAGCCTCATACACAAAGTCGAATTCTTGTTTTAGAGGTTCAATCAGATACATACATGCTACTTTTTTAGCATTCAAACTTTTATTAGAAAATATTTTCATATTTGTTTCAATTTTTCCTGGAGCAATCTCGTCTGACACGATATCAATATAAATTTTGCCGGCTTCATTGACGATGCTGTACGCTGCTATAGGAGACAATGAATCAAGTAAAAAAAGAGAACCTCTTTTATCTTGAATGTGTATTCTTTCTAAATTAACACCATTCTCACGTGCTTCTTTTTGTATCATTTGCATAAAATCATACGGCAAATTTTTATCCTGAACAAAATTTGTTAAAGGAAGATGTGCATTTTCTTTATTAATATGCTTCAACCTCCCTATTAAACTCATACAAGCTTGCCATAATACTTTATCCTGACAAAAATTTTCCCGAATAGCCTCAAGAGCCTTTTCTTCTCTGATGCGAAATTTTTTTTCATATGCACATAATTTTTTTTGAATATCTTCTACTTGTAGATGGGGAGCAGAGAGACCTGCTTGTATTCTAATATAATTATTAAGTTTTTGTTCATGTTTTAATTTAATAATGTCATATGAGTCACCTTCTGCAGGCTCATCCATACAAATTACCGATACTGATATACTCATACACACAATAAATACATACGTTACTTTATTGCTCATCATCTTTCCCCCCTCAATATTTTATTTTAAAAACCCCATAAGAAGTAGTATAAAAAAATAAACACCAAAAAAGGAATCATGATGAAAAAAATACTGACCATTGGTAGTGCTATGCAAGATATTTTCACTGAATATGAAGGAGTAGAAACACTCCACCTGCACACCAAAGAAGAAGATTTATCGTATGTCTGCATGCGAGCGGGAAGAAAAATAGAAATACAACACCTTATTTATTACTGTGGTGGAGGCGCTGCTAATAGCGCAGTATCATTTACACGATTTGGTTTTGATGTCAGTATTTTTTGTAAAGTTGGCACTGATCAGGCAGGCGATTTTGTTTTAGAAACACTCGAAAAAGAAAAAGTTTCTACCACTCATGTTATCAGAACACAACAAGCTCCCACGGGTAACGCATTTATTGTTCCTGGTCCTCAAGGCAACAGCGCTGTTTTAGTGTATCGTGGAGCCAACGTTACTCTTACAAAATCAGAGCTATCCGAATCTACCATCGCTCAAGTAGATCAATTATATATCACTTCACTCAGCGGCCCTGCTGCGCCACTATTAATCCCCATTACACAACTGGCAAAGAAATATAATAAACCTGTTGCCGCTAATCCCGGGACTAGTCAGCTCCATGCAGGTCCTGAGTATTTAAAAGAAGCTCTATCTGGCATAACTATTTTAATTTTAAATAGTTATGAAGCAGAACTACTTATGACCACACTCGTTGTTGTATTGCCACCATTGGAAATTGAACAATATCACGACGATACATTACCAGAATTACTTAAAAAACCGCTTGGCTCAGCAACAACCTGTTTTACCCTGCAACAGTTTTTTAAAGCAGTGCATGCATGTGGGCCGCAGATAATCGTTGTAACAAACGGGGCAGAAGGCGTTTATGCATCCGATCAAACTACTATTTATTTTCACCCAAGCATCAAAATTGATATTGTCAGCAGTATTGGAGCAGGAGACGCTTTTGGCTCATGTTTTATTGCGCAATTGAACCATGATACATCTATCGAAGATGCGTTGCGTGCAGGTGTTATCAATAGTGCTTCAGTTATTCAACACCTTGGTACACAGACAGGACTTCTTACTGCCGATGAAATTAATAAAAGACGGGAACAACTTGATAAAAATTTACTCAAAAAATACCAACTCATGTAAAAAAAGCGAGGAACATAAAATATGTCCCTCGCTCGATCAAACATATCCTATAATCGTGCCACATGCAGGGAATAATAATGAAAACATACCAAACAACTATTGAAACTATTATAAAAGAACTTGAAGTATCCCCAGAACAAGGCTTATCTCACACAGAAGTACAAAAACGACAACGAAAACACGGTTATAACACTCTTAAAACCGTAAAACAACGCACTATTATTTCTATCTTTATAAGTCAATTTACAAATCCGCTCGTTTACATACTCTTTTTTGCTGCAGTAATTATCTTTATTTTTGGCGAAGATAAGCTCGACGCTTTTATTATCAGTGGCGTTCTTTTTTTTAATGCTATTCTCGGGACTATACAAGAAGCACGAACTAAAAATATTATCGAAAATCTTAAACATTACATTAAAACAGAATCAGTCGTACTGCGTAATGGCGAAAAGACAATCGTTGATGACAAAGACCTTGTTGTTGGCGACATTATTTTTTTACAAGAAGGACAACGTGTTCCCGCTGACGCACGAGTCTTAACCTCAAACAATCTCCGAGTAGATGAAGCAGTATTAACGGGAGAAGCCCATGCAACAGAAAAAAATTCCGATGTTATAACACAAGAAGTCCCACTCGGTGACCGCAAAAACATGCTCTTTAAAGGCACTTATATTTTGGCCGGCGCGGGAAAAGCGATTGTTACCGCAATAGCAACCGATACTGAAATTGGTAAAATACAAGTTATTACTGAAGAAATTGATACCGATATTCCACTGCGCAAAGAACTTGAACGCCTTTCTCATTGGATTTTAATTTTTATTTTGGTCACCTGTCTTTTTTTATTCGGTATAGGTATTTTCACTGGTAAACCAATCAAAGAACTACTTGTTATGCTGACTGCACTTTTTATTTGTGTGGTACCAGAAGGATTGCCGGTTGTTCTTACGCTTGTGCTTGTTGGTGGTGCGCTACAAATGGCAAAACATTTTGTTCTTGTGCGCAACATGCAAGCAGTTGAAGCACTTGGACGAACAGACGTTATTGTTATTGATAAAACAGGAACTCTCACACGCAATGAAATGGTTGTTTCTCAGATTTGGACTCCCGATACTATTTGGCACATTACCGGGGAGGGGTATCATTGTGAAGGAACAATATGCAAAGATGGTGTTATTATTCAACAAATTGCTCACGAAAGCTCTCTAATACACATGGGCATCGCCGCAACATTACTCAATAATGCTGAAATTATCCATGTACCAAATCTTAATATTTTTGAGATTAAAGGTGATCCAACTGAAGCAGCGCTCTTTGTCTTTGCGCAGAAAATGGGAACGATTATCACTGAGGAAGTCTCCACTTACATAAAGCTCTATGAAATTCCATTTAGTTCTGTTACTCGTTATCACGCTGGTTTTTACAAAAAAAATAATGCTTGTTTTGCTTTTATTATTGGCTCACCAGAAAGCATTCTCAACCGATCACATCATGAGCAACACAAAACTGAATCTACTTTAAAAAAACTTCTTGCTGATGGATTACGTGTTGTTGCCATTGGAATGAAACAACTACCAGTAGATACGTGTAATAACTTAAAAAGTATTGAAGAGTATCAAGCATTGATTGATACTGACGTACAACTACTTGGTTTTGCAGGCATTGAAGATTCAATTAGAACAGAAGTTGCAACAGTAATTCAAGATGCACGCAATGCCGGTTTATCTATTATTATGGCAACAGGGGATCATCAATTAACAGCACTGCATGTGGCAAAACGTGTTGGCATTTTTCATGATAATGATGATTATATTGATGGTTCAGACATTGATAATCTTACTGATGAACAATTACTAGAACGCATTAACCATGTTACCGTATTTTCACGAGTATCGGCACAACACAAAATGCGCATCGTACAAATTCTGCAGCGCTCAGGAAAAATTGTTGCCATGACTGGCGATGGAATCAATGATGCACCATCTCTTGTGACAGCAGATCTTGGAATTGCAATGGGCAGCATTGGAACTGAAGTTGCAAAACAAGCAGCTGATCTTGTTTTACTCAATGATTCTTTTATTAATATTATCAATGCAATTGAACAAGGTCGACACATCTTTTACACACTCAAACGCATAATATTGTATTTTTTTTCCACCAACATGGGAGAAATTTTAATCGTACTTTTTGCACTACTTGCAAGTCTTTTTACCGGTACTGATCTGCCTCTTCCCATCACTGCCGTACAAATCCTGTGGCTCAATTTAGTAACTGATGGCTTTTTGGATGTTGGATTATCTATGGAACCAAAAGAACCGGAACTTCTTAAAAAATTCTGGCTTACAAAAAAACAACGCCTTATTGATAGTACATTGCTACTAAAAATGTTATTTATGGCAATTCCAATGGGAATTGGTTCGTTAGCAGTATTTCTTTTTTATTATCAAGCGGATCTTGCTCATGCCCGCACAATG from Candidatus Babeliales bacterium includes these protein-coding regions:
- a CDS encoding DUF1653 domain-containing protein, with product MQTLIDHIKPDQLWRHYKGNDYRIIAVSCHSEDLTWYVVYEALYDNNVSKIWHRPLDMFLENVEIDNKMVPRFTHIK
- the hisS gene encoding histidine--tRNA ligase encodes the protein MIPRVKGTQDFIDCTLFNFIIDSVKKHLSLYHFTEIQTPILESVDLFLRSLGTYTEVVSKEMFIIEPRQESSEDRICLRPEGTAPTVRAFNEHHIQTTPWKVFSWGPMFRYERPQKGRFRQFHQVTMEIIGSGSVAEDAQFITMLDRFFNEILKITNYALVINFLGCSEDREKYLGTLKKFMDKPDIIKNICVQCTERTKHNIMRIFDCKNPQCQEIYTAAPYIADNLCEGCTQEWQELQKQLTLLSVSHVYRPTLVRGLDYYNKTVFEFVSKDLGAQDTFCGGGRYNQLVKQLGGNQDKAAIGAAFGMERLMLLLEPLRNQLNIPHPAILHMLIPMTPAQHTLALLLADELRAHNICTDIVFEGSMKSMMRKTSSSGATYALILGETEQQERTVMVKNMITGTEESVAQVDVVKMLKR
- a CDS encoding HAD-IC family P-type ATPase gives rise to the protein MKTYQTTIETIIKELEVSPEQGLSHTEVQKRQRKHGYNTLKTVKQRTIISIFISQFTNPLVYILFFAAVIIFIFGEDKLDAFIISGVLFFNAILGTIQEARTKNIIENLKHYIKTESVVLRNGEKTIVDDKDLVVGDIIFLQEGQRVPADARVLTSNNLRVDEAVLTGEAHATEKNSDVITQEVPLGDRKNMLFKGTYILAGAGKAIVTAIATDTEIGKIQVITEEIDTDIPLRKELERLSHWILIFILVTCLFLFGIGIFTGKPIKELLVMLTALFICVVPEGLPVVLTLVLVGGALQMAKHFVLVRNMQAVEALGRTDVIVIDKTGTLTRNEMVVSQIWTPDTIWHITGEGYHCEGTICKDGVIIQQIAHESSLIHMGIAATLLNNAEIIHVPNLNIFEIKGDPTEAALFVFAQKMGTIITEEVSTYIKLYEIPFSSVTRYHAGFYKKNNACFAFIIGSPESILNRSHHEQHKTESTLKKLLADGLRVVAIGMKQLPVDTCNNLKSIEEYQALIDTDVQLLGFAGIEDSIRTEVATVIQDARNAGLSIIMATGDHQLTALHVAKRVGIFHDNDDYIDGSDIDNLTDEQLLERINHVTVFSRVSAQHKMRIVQILQRSGKIVAMTGDGINDAPSLVTADLGIAMGSIGTEVAKQAADLVLLNDSFINIINAIEQGRHIFYTLKRIILYFFSTNMGEILIVLFALLASLFTGTDLPLPITAVQILWLNLVTDGFLDVGLSMEPKEPELLKKFWLTKKQRLIDSTLLLKMLFMAIPMGIGSLAVFLFYYQADLAHARTMTLITMAMYQWFNAWNCRSESRSLFELGLFSNLWLIAVMALVLSLQSAIVYVPFMRHIFKTVPLSYHDWFVVVVLTAPIIFIEEIRKAISRRWYA
- a CDS encoding ATP-binding protein, yielding MKREKFLDLIEMQFRVHPACALLGPRQVGKTTLAKMYVEKYFPNDAYFFDLENPSDIVRLENPMFTLQNISQKLIVIDEIQRRPELFPVLRVIIDSTRIPLDENDSLAKQKVQAQQKQFLILGSASRDLIRQSSETLAGRIGYIELFPFSLTEVSDSARLWLRGGFPNSYLAHSDVDSYIWRQSYITTFLERDIPSLGFEIPAQQLRRFWLMLAHYHGQIFNASEIGRSLGVSDHTVRKYLDILAGTFMVRELVPWFENLQKRQVKSPKIYFRDSGILYALIEVTTWDQLYAHPRLGAFWEGFALEEIIAASGASVEECYFWATHAHAELDLLIMKHNKRIGFEFKYTDAPKITKSMTIASVDLKLDHLIIVYPGNSTFPLAENITVYGLENIARGNTINQFF
- a CDS encoding carbohydrate kinase family protein; translated protein: MKKILTIGSAMQDIFTEYEGVETLHLHTKEEDLSYVCMRAGRKIEIQHLIYYCGGGAANSAVSFTRFGFDVSIFCKVGTDQAGDFVLETLEKEKVSTTHVIRTQQAPTGNAFIVPGPQGNSAVLVYRGANVTLTKSELSESTIAQVDQLYITSLSGPAAPLLIPITQLAKKYNKPVAANPGTSQLHAGPEYLKEALSGITILILNSYEAELLMTTLVVVLPPLEIEQYHDDTLPELLKKPLGSATTCFTLQQFFKAVHACGPQIIVVTNGAEGVYASDQTTIYFHPSIKIDIVSSIGAGDAFGSCFIAQLNHDTSIEDALRAGVINSASVIQHLGTQTGLLTADEINKRREQLDKNLLKKYQLM